One Streptosporangium sp. NBC_01495 DNA window includes the following coding sequences:
- the ligA gene encoding NAD-dependent DNA ligase LigA yields the protein MGAEVEGVPVSALERHAELTELVEEANWRYHVLDSPTVSDAQYDGWMRELRELEEESPTLRTPDSPTQKIGAPISSDFTPVKHLQRMESLDNAFNADDLASWQARAQRLAERDPAPYLCELKIDGLAIALLYEKGRLIRGATRGDGRVGDDVTANVRTIANIPHRLTGDDVPDVVEVRGEVYIPVEEFGKLNEQLVEAGKAPFANPRNSAAGSLRQKDPRVTAQRPLYMIVHGVGRWEGAAPPRTQSEVYERLRGFGLPVSDLYRVVDDLDGIDAFIEFYREHRHDPAYEIDGVVVKVDRIELQNNLGSTSRAPRWAIAYKYPPEEVNTRLLDIQVAVGRTGRVTPYGVMEPIVVAGSTVERATLHNASEVARKGVLIGDTVVLRKAGDVIPEIVGPVVDLRDGTEREFVMPERCPECDTELAYEKEGDADLRCPNTMACPAQLRERIFFAAGRRAFDIEGLGYVAATALTQPLPPQEPPVRTEADLFDLTMEQLLPIRSVVRDPDTGLPRTDPESGEQKVVTFFANQSGEPSKNAEKMLEQLEKAKSQPVWRVLVALSIRHVGPPTAQAIADEFRSIPAIAEASEEELAAVEGVGPRVAAAIHDWFTVDWHREIVDRWAAAGVRMVDDPPAEQLPQTLAGLTFVVTGTLADFTRDEAGEALAGRGGKVSASVSKKTSFVVVGENAGSKFDKAVKLGVPILDEAGLRVLLAEGPEAASEVTVRPEE from the coding sequence ATGGGCGCTGAGGTCGAGGGTGTGCCGGTGTCGGCGCTGGAGCGGCACGCGGAGCTGACCGAGCTGGTCGAGGAGGCCAACTGGCGCTACCACGTGCTCGACTCGCCCACCGTGAGCGACGCCCAGTACGACGGGTGGATGCGCGAGCTGCGCGAGCTGGAGGAGGAGAGCCCCACCCTCCGCACGCCCGACTCGCCCACCCAGAAGATCGGCGCGCCGATCTCCAGCGACTTCACCCCGGTCAAGCACCTGCAGCGCATGGAGAGCCTCGACAACGCCTTCAACGCCGACGACCTCGCCTCCTGGCAGGCGAGGGCCCAGCGGCTGGCCGAGCGCGACCCCGCGCCCTACCTGTGCGAGCTGAAGATCGACGGTCTGGCGATCGCGCTGCTCTACGAGAAGGGGCGCCTGATCCGGGGGGCGACCAGGGGCGACGGCCGTGTCGGCGACGACGTGACGGCCAACGTCCGCACCATCGCCAACATCCCGCACCGCCTGACCGGTGACGACGTGCCCGACGTGGTGGAGGTCAGGGGCGAGGTCTACATCCCCGTCGAGGAGTTCGGGAAGCTCAACGAGCAGCTGGTCGAGGCGGGCAAGGCCCCGTTCGCCAACCCGCGCAACTCCGCGGCGGGCTCCCTGCGGCAGAAGGACCCCCGGGTCACCGCGCAGCGGCCGCTGTACATGATCGTTCATGGGGTCGGCAGGTGGGAGGGCGCCGCCCCGCCCCGCACCCAGTCGGAGGTCTACGAACGGCTCAGGGGGTTCGGCCTGCCGGTCAGCGACCTCTACCGGGTCGTCGACGATCTCGACGGCATCGACGCCTTCATCGAGTTCTACCGCGAGCACCGCCACGACCCGGCCTACGAGATCGACGGCGTCGTGGTCAAGGTCGACCGCATCGAGCTGCAGAACAACCTGGGCTCCACCAGCCGGGCCCCGCGCTGGGCGATCGCCTACAAATACCCGCCGGAGGAGGTCAACACCAGGCTCCTCGACATCCAGGTCGCGGTGGGCCGCACCGGCCGGGTCACGCCGTACGGCGTGATGGAGCCGATCGTCGTGGCGGGTTCCACGGTCGAGCGGGCCACGCTGCACAACGCCTCCGAGGTGGCGCGCAAGGGCGTGCTGATCGGCGACACCGTGGTGCTGCGCAAGGCGGGCGACGTCATTCCCGAGATCGTCGGCCCGGTCGTCGACCTGCGCGACGGCACCGAGCGCGAGTTCGTGATGCCGGAGCGCTGCCCGGAGTGCGACACCGAGCTGGCGTACGAGAAGGAGGGCGACGCCGACCTGCGCTGCCCCAACACCATGGCGTGCCCCGCCCAGCTCCGCGAGCGCATCTTCTTCGCGGCCGGGCGCAGGGCGTTCGACATCGAGGGGCTGGGCTACGTGGCGGCCACCGCGCTGACCCAGCCGCTGCCGCCGCAGGAGCCGCCGGTCCGCACCGAGGCGGACCTGTTCGACCTGACGATGGAGCAGCTGCTGCCGATCAGGTCGGTGGTCCGCGACCCCGACACCGGCCTGCCCAGGACCGATCCCGAGAGCGGCGAGCAGAAGGTCGTCACCTTCTTCGCCAACCAGAGCGGCGAGCCGAGCAAGAACGCCGAGAAGATGCTGGAGCAGCTGGAGAAGGCCAAGAGCCAGCCGGTCTGGCGGGTGCTCGTCGCGCTCTCCATCCGGCACGTCGGCCCCCCGACGGCCCAGGCGATCGCCGACGAGTTCCGCTCGATCCCCGCGATCGCGGAGGCCTCCGAGGAGGAGCTCGCCGCCGTCGAGGGGGTCGGCCCGCGCGTGGCCGCGGCGATTCACGACTGGTTCACGGTCGACTGGCACCGGGAGATCGTCGACCGGTGGGCGGCCGCCGGGGTGCGGATGGTCGACGACCCCCCGGCCGAGCAGCTCCCGCAGACCCTGGCCGGCCTGACCTTCGTGGTGACCGGCACGCTCGCCGACTTCACCCGCGACGAGGCGGGCGAGGCCCTGGCCGGCCGGGGCGGCAAGGTCTCGGCGTCGGTGTCGAAGAAGACCTCCTTCGTGGTGGTGGGGGAGAACGCCGGTTCCAAGTTCGACAAGGCGGTCAAGCTCGGCGTGCCGATCCTCGACGAGGCCGGCCTGCGGGTTCTGCTGGCGGAGGGGCCCGAGGCGGCGTCGGAGGTCACGGTGAGGCCCGAGGAATAG
- a CDS encoding S8 family serine peptidase: MIGGKLVAGMLTLAVTVPVPASAAGGTAGTTADCSPPRGTTSIGESWAQRRFDLPEVWKLTRGAGVTVAIIDSGVDTGHPQLARMRGSLVDLTGTGTGDCLGHGTQVAGIVGGTEIKGVPFAGVAPGARLISIKHTNEDTGDAKLLAHAILRAVRLGADVINVSAKAHDQPDLRRVVNYALSQDVVVVAAAGNVSKDDGTSPPAYPAAYPGVISVGSAGPDGTRASSSSTTTPVSVLAPGVGITSTSPGRAYAEGLEGTSFATPYVAGVAALVRARHPRLDHLAVQRRIRLTSVGGSGTGTGAGMINPLLAVSAILPSESVAIAPDEAAPLPADAILRAPVKDSRAIAIATWVALICLALVLLASLGRVVVPLGRRRGWRPTKAEIGA, from the coding sequence ATGATCGGTGGGAAGCTTGTCGCGGGGATGCTCACCCTGGCGGTCACGGTTCCCGTCCCCGCCTCGGCGGCGGGCGGGACGGCGGGAACGACAGCGGACTGCTCCCCGCCTCGCGGGACGACGAGCATCGGGGAGTCCTGGGCCCAGCGGCGCTTCGACCTGCCAGAGGTGTGGAAGTTGACCAGGGGCGCCGGCGTGACGGTCGCGATCATCGACAGCGGCGTGGACACCGGGCATCCGCAACTGGCGAGAATGCGCGGGTCACTGGTCGACCTCACCGGCACGGGCACGGGCGACTGCCTCGGGCACGGTACGCAGGTCGCGGGCATCGTCGGGGGGACCGAGATCAAGGGAGTGCCGTTCGCCGGCGTCGCGCCGGGAGCCCGGCTGATATCCATCAAGCACACGAACGAGGACACCGGGGACGCGAAGCTGCTCGCCCACGCGATCCTGCGGGCCGTCCGGCTCGGCGCCGACGTGATCAACGTGTCGGCCAAGGCCCACGACCAGCCCGACCTGAGACGGGTGGTGAACTACGCCCTGTCCCAGGACGTGGTGGTGGTGGCCGCCGCGGGCAACGTCTCCAAGGACGACGGCACCTCACCGCCCGCCTACCCGGCCGCCTATCCCGGGGTCATCTCCGTCGGCTCGGCCGGCCCGGACGGCACCAGGGCCTCGTCGTCCAGCACCACCACCCCGGTCTCCGTGCTCGCCCCCGGCGTCGGCATCACCTCCACCTCACCGGGCAGGGCCTACGCCGAGGGCCTGGAGGGCACCAGCTTCGCCACGCCGTACGTCGCGGGGGTGGCGGCGCTGGTGCGCGCCCGTCACCCCAGGCTGGATCACCTGGCCGTGCAGCGGCGCATCAGGCTGACCTCCGTCGGCGGGTCCGGGACCGGGACCGGCGCGGGAATGATCAACCCGTTGCTGGCCGTCTCGGCGATCCTGCCCTCGGAGTCGGTGGCGATCGCCCCCGACGAGGCCGCCCCACTACCGGCCGACGCGATCCTGCGGGCCCCGGTGAAGGACTCCCGTGCGATCGCGATCGCCACCTGGGTCGCCCTGATCTGCCTCGCGCTGGTGCTCCTGGCCTCGCTGGGCAGGGTGGTGGTGCCGCTGGGCCGTCGCCGGGGATGGCGGCCGACCAAGGCCGAGATCGGGGCGTGA
- a CDS encoding methionine synthase encodes MSQYPWGEATATGIGSHPGEDHAEAVRVAFGESPALPYLPELPARGVGADMIGRTASLLLEMPVEVQPSGWRFADRPGRDFKRARDHLVRDLDGLEEVAQGYEGPFKIQVCGPWTLAGAIELRYGDKTLADPGAVRDLVDSLTEGLAAHVADVRRRVPGASQIVVQIDEPGLPGVLMGTVPTASGFGRLAAVDRQIVADRLGAVLPEGTFTVVHCCAPGVPFGVLRTAGVGGVSLDTHLMRRRDEDAIGETVEAGTALFLGVLPGVDSRIPDVDVVAKPAVELWRRLGFPTSTLASQVVLTPACGLAGASPGYARAALAACRKAAGVLRDDPGE; translated from the coding sequence ATGAGCCAGTACCCATGGGGCGAGGCGACCGCGACCGGCATCGGGTCGCATCCGGGGGAGGACCACGCCGAGGCGGTCAGGGTCGCCTTCGGGGAGTCGCCCGCGCTGCCGTACCTGCCGGAGCTGCCCGCCCGCGGTGTCGGCGCCGACATGATCGGCCGCACCGCGTCGCTCCTGCTGGAGATGCCCGTCGAGGTGCAACCGTCGGGCTGGCGGTTCGCCGACCGGCCGGGCCGCGACTTCAAGCGCGCCCGCGACCATCTCGTACGCGACCTCGACGGGCTGGAGGAGGTGGCCCAGGGATACGAGGGGCCCTTCAAGATCCAGGTGTGCGGGCCGTGGACGCTGGCGGGGGCGATCGAGCTCCGGTACGGCGACAAGACGCTCGCCGACCCGGGGGCGGTGCGCGACCTGGTGGACTCCCTGACCGAGGGACTCGCCGCGCACGTCGCCGACGTGCGCCGCAGGGTGCCCGGCGCCTCGCAGATCGTGGTGCAGATCGACGAGCCGGGGCTGCCCGGCGTCCTCATGGGCACGGTGCCGACCGCCTCGGGCTTCGGGCGGCTGGCCGCCGTCGACCGCCAGATCGTCGCCGACCGGCTCGGGGCGGTGCTCCCCGAGGGGACGTTCACGGTCGTGCACTGCTGCGCCCCCGGCGTGCCCTTCGGGGTCCTGCGCACGGCGGGCGTGGGGGGCGTCTCGCTGGACACCCACCTCATGAGGAGGCGCGACGAGGACGCGATCGGCGAGACCGTCGAGGCCGGGACCGCCCTGTTCCTCGGTGTCCTGCCGGGCGTGGACTCCAGGATCCCGGACGTCGACGTGGTCGCCAAGCCCGCCGTCGAGCTCTGGCGCCGCCTCGGCTTCCCCACCTCGACCCTGGCCTCGCAGGTCGTGCTCACCCCCGCCTGCGGCCTGGCCGGGGCCTCGCCCGGCTACGCCAGGGCCGCCCTGGCCGCCTGCCGCAAGGCCGCCGGCGTGCTGCGGGACGACCCCGGCGAGTGA
- a CDS encoding WXG100-like domain-containing protein has translation MSGIGAFVKAHPFTAGMGIGAIGSAAMVTTMLGVSWPEGDPDRLRDAADTLDGLAVAIERAGGDADDAATRARKFNSGPSMEEFAKVWESKLRPYPRDIAAHCRAVAVMCREYAQAVETTRYVLKVLAVQAFLNMLFTVAWGWGTVGVASAVQKQLIEKVFRGRAILQKKLFSLAVEKITYGSAYYLADSVGYAGIQQAIQWSVFEVTGVQKDLNGTEVTSLGENTEQFGRNFVANVAFDGTADLAKAAGLPANRAGGLLARLLASGVYTTTDNALQGDFTGPTVEQWLSKLVVHGARTTRPVGP, from the coding sequence ATGAGCGGGATCGGGGCCTTCGTCAAGGCCCACCCCTTCACGGCTGGGATGGGCATCGGCGCGATCGGCAGCGCCGCGATGGTCACCACGATGCTCGGGGTGAGCTGGCCGGAGGGTGATCCGGACAGGCTGCGTGACGCCGCCGACACCCTGGACGGGCTGGCCGTCGCGATCGAGCGCGCCGGGGGAGACGCCGACGACGCGGCCACGCGGGCCCGGAAGTTCAACTCCGGTCCGTCGATGGAGGAGTTCGCGAAGGTGTGGGAGAGCAAGCTCCGGCCCTACCCCCGTGACATCGCCGCCCACTGCCGGGCCGTCGCCGTGATGTGCCGCGAGTACGCCCAGGCCGTGGAGACCACCCGATACGTGCTCAAGGTCCTCGCGGTCCAGGCCTTCCTGAACATGCTCTTCACCGTGGCCTGGGGCTGGGGTACGGTCGGGGTCGCCTCGGCGGTCCAGAAACAGCTCATCGAGAAGGTCTTCAGGGGCCGCGCGATCCTGCAGAAGAAGCTCTTCAGCCTGGCCGTCGAGAAAATCACCTACGGCTCGGCCTACTACCTGGCGGACAGCGTGGGCTACGCGGGCATCCAGCAGGCCATCCAGTGGAGTGTCTTCGAGGTCACCGGCGTCCAGAAGGACCTCAACGGCACCGAGGTCACCAGCCTGGGAGAGAACACGGAGCAGTTCGGGCGGAACTTCGTCGCGAATGTGGCGTTCGACGGTACCGCCGACCTCGCCAAGGCCGCGGGCCTCCCGGCGAACCGGGCCGGAGGCCTGCTGGCCCGGCTGCTCGCGTCCGGCGTCTACACCACCACCGACAACGCCCTGCAGGGCGACTTCACCGGTCCCACCGTGGAGCAGTGGCTCAGCAAGCTCGTCGTCCACGGAGCCCGTACGACCAGACCGGTCGGCCCGTGA
- a CDS encoding YbaB/EbfC family nucleoid-associated protein gives MVPLSPTGDRETDRMIAELQEQVNRAEEIGRQLGEVRGRGEAAGGQVTVETLSTGALVSLRIDPRALRLGSEALTEAIMEAAGHAARAAAEAANRLMASLLPPGSLEGTGPFER, from the coding sequence ATGGTGCCGCTCTCCCCCACCGGTGACCGTGAGACCGACCGGATGATCGCCGAGCTCCAGGAGCAGGTGAACCGCGCCGAGGAGATCGGGCGGCAACTGGGCGAGGTCCGAGGCAGGGGCGAGGCCGCGGGCGGTCAGGTGACGGTGGAGACGCTGTCCACCGGCGCCCTGGTGAGCCTGCGCATCGACCCGCGCGCCCTGCGCCTGGGCTCCGAGGCGCTCACCGAGGCGATCATGGAGGCGGCCGGGCACGCCGCCCGCGCCGCGGCCGAGGCGGCCAACCGGCTCATGGCCTCACTGCTGCCCCCCGGTTCCCTCGAAGGAACCGGCCCCTTCGAGAGATGA
- the eccB gene encoding type VII secretion protein EccB: MQTRRDLYQAHKMMVQRLNMALLQGEPDLPESPMRRLNMGMFCGVLVAVLLAAGFGIAGLLFPGGATGLTKPGIVIVEEESGAVFVYSAPREEMVPVANITSARLMLGEQGATVRTVTAASLADFQRGTAVGIPGAPQSLPAPDKLVRTPWSVCVVESTDARGERRPHTSMVGGLDVGGRPTGQDSAMIVEEGNDTWMLWSNQRMLVPADSLRALPPGGRRQVPAAWLNALPIGPDFQGPAIPGIGRAARGPGGQRSAVGRVYRVPALVGGPERWYVLLSDGLASLSPVQADLLLQNPASKKAYGRERVLPIETDAASANEMKVSATRLDAAGLPTTMPKIIAPGPTAPLCAVYSDTERGSAKATLTIESTIRIPAPPAGRFNQDAVDQVVLPPGKGALVGVLPGDGRLDAIQSLYLIGDQGRRHAIQSAEVLGSLGYAAENIAPFPAQLMMLIPEGPVLDPEAARVPVPVEQPSTGRLQR; this comes from the coding sequence ATGCAGACCCGTCGTGACCTCTACCAGGCACACAAGATGATGGTCCAGCGGCTGAACATGGCCCTGCTCCAGGGCGAGCCGGACCTGCCGGAGTCTCCGATGCGCAGGCTCAACATGGGGATGTTCTGCGGCGTGCTGGTCGCGGTGCTGCTCGCGGCCGGTTTCGGCATCGCCGGACTGCTGTTCCCCGGCGGCGCGACCGGGCTCACCAAGCCGGGGATCGTGATCGTGGAGGAGGAGTCGGGCGCGGTCTTCGTCTACAGCGCGCCGCGCGAGGAGATGGTCCCGGTCGCCAACATAACCTCCGCCCGGCTGATGCTGGGCGAGCAGGGGGCGACCGTACGGACCGTGACCGCGGCCTCCCTCGCGGACTTCCAGCGTGGCACGGCGGTGGGCATCCCCGGCGCCCCCCAGTCGCTGCCCGCCCCCGACAAGCTGGTTCGCACCCCCTGGTCGGTCTGCGTGGTGGAGAGCACGGACGCTCGCGGCGAGCGCCGACCGCACACCTCGATGGTCGGCGGCCTGGACGTCGGCGGCCGGCCGACCGGGCAGGACAGCGCCATGATCGTCGAGGAGGGGAACGATACCTGGATGCTCTGGTCGAACCAGCGGATGCTCGTACCGGCCGACAGCCTGCGGGCGCTGCCCCCGGGCGGGCGCCGCCAGGTTCCCGCGGCCTGGCTCAACGCGCTGCCCATCGGCCCCGACTTCCAGGGCCCGGCGATTCCGGGCATCGGCCGCGCGGCGCGCGGGCCCGGCGGGCAGAGGTCCGCGGTGGGCCGGGTGTACCGGGTTCCCGCACTGGTCGGTGGCCCGGAGAGGTGGTACGTCCTGCTCTCCGACGGGCTGGCGAGCCTCAGCCCGGTCCAGGCCGACCTGCTGCTGCAGAACCCCGCCAGCAAGAAGGCGTACGGCCGCGAACGGGTGCTGCCGATCGAGACGGACGCCGCCAGCGCGAACGAGATGAAGGTCTCGGCCACCCGCCTGGACGCGGCCGGGCTCCCCACGACCATGCCGAAGATCATCGCTCCCGGCCCGACGGCACCGCTCTGCGCCGTCTACTCCGACACCGAACGCGGCTCGGCCAAGGCGACGCTGACGATCGAGAGCACGATACGTATCCCCGCGCCGCCCGCGGGCCGGTTCAACCAGGACGCGGTCGACCAGGTGGTGCTCCCGCCGGGCAAGGGCGCCCTGGTGGGTGTGCTGCCGGGCGACGGCAGGCTGGACGCGATCCAGTCGCTCTACCTGATCGGCGATCAGGGACGGCGGCACGCCATCCAGTCCGCGGAGGTGCTGGGAAGCCTGGGCTACGCGGCGGAGAACATCGCCCCGTTCCCCGCGCAGCTCATGATGCTGATCCCCGAGGGCCCGGTGCTCGACCCCGAGGCGGCGCGGGTGCCCGTACCCGTGGAGCAACCGTCGACGGGCCGCCTCCAGCGGTGA
- a CDS encoding serine/threonine protein kinase has product MGVLHPLLAEDPKRIGVHLLVGRLVEDPAQTVYLGHPPDEDTLRVIRVLAPRPGSDVRDRERITNELHAAKRVSGAHTARLIEVGWFDDSPYVVREHIEGRSLRETVTADGPLGEDALERLAVGTLAALTTIHLSGLVHGALSPDTVLLGPDGPRVCDIGLGVTGAEAGYLAPEASKAAGVPGVPETPEVSEAPGQTRTMPPPGDDVARAPDADPGQAPPPTTPADPGETPTPAVTGGTGGKPSDLFAWAATVVYAATGRPPSNEWPGATPESPANLTGLPAGLRPLIATCLDRRPESRPDTRAAMLRLLGEPHVEPPEPLPPVSPFPAGDRPNVPGVNGPGAHPGEWGEAPYPMPVPPPAPPAAVTLWNTPPMPGSAPPVNPMAGAVITSPAEERRGGTGFPLMLVAGVGVVALLSGVGVWAAGSYTSLGNAGQAAASGKAPQALASQWQGPGQGGTEDPANRVTVPWGTTPEPQVGDVGPLRLSTEDPALPTLPPSPQPPVAVPTLPAPTAPATAPVAPTTTPTKAPTKAPTKAPTKAPTRKATPPARTAQTPKPKPTPPASRPQQTPRPSATQTPEESKPAPKPTTKPPSPKPTAAKPTTKPPSPKPTTAKPTTSAPKPPAAAARSNPHTPQQACGSGFSVQRSVAFSGGTVYQLYNNSTGQNCAVTMKSADVGKATQVWATLEVQGGGSNTDRGSFEYYAGPVVLAGKGKCVRISGGGPGGSAGPTEWANCG; this is encoded by the coding sequence GTGGGCGTTTTACACCCTTTACTGGCTGAAGATCCGAAACGCATCGGCGTCCACCTCCTGGTCGGCCGGCTTGTCGAAGATCCCGCGCAGACCGTCTACCTGGGCCACCCGCCCGACGAGGACACCCTCAGGGTGATCCGCGTGCTGGCGCCACGCCCCGGCTCCGACGTGCGGGACCGCGAACGGATCACCAACGAGCTGCACGCCGCCAAGCGCGTGTCCGGAGCGCACACCGCCCGGCTGATCGAGGTCGGCTGGTTCGACGACTCCCCCTACGTGGTCCGCGAGCACATCGAGGGCCGTTCGCTGCGCGAGACGGTGACCGCGGACGGGCCGCTCGGCGAGGACGCCCTGGAGCGGCTCGCCGTCGGCACGCTCGCCGCCCTCACCACCATCCACCTGTCCGGCCTGGTCCACGGCGCGCTCAGCCCCGACACCGTGCTCCTGGGCCCCGACGGTCCCCGCGTCTGCGACATCGGCCTGGGTGTCACCGGTGCCGAAGCGGGATACCTCGCCCCCGAGGCCTCCAAGGCCGCTGGGGTCCCTGGGGTCCCCGAGACCCCCGAGGTCTCCGAGGCTCCCGGACAGACCCGTACGATGCCCCCGCCCGGTGACGACGTCGCGCGGGCCCCGGACGCCGATCCCGGCCAGGCCCCACCCCCGACCACCCCGGCCGATCCCGGCGAGACCCCCACCCCGGCGGTCACGGGCGGAACGGGCGGGAAGCCCTCGGACCTGTTCGCCTGGGCCGCGACAGTCGTCTACGCGGCGACCGGCCGGCCGCCTTCCAACGAGTGGCCCGGAGCGACGCCGGAGAGCCCGGCGAACCTGACCGGTCTCCCGGCGGGACTCCGCCCCCTCATCGCCACCTGCCTGGACAGGCGCCCGGAGTCCCGGCCCGACACCAGGGCGGCCATGCTGCGGCTGCTCGGCGAGCCGCATGTGGAACCTCCGGAACCGCTCCCGCCGGTCTCCCCGTTTCCCGCCGGGGACCGGCCGAACGTTCCGGGGGTGAACGGTCCCGGCGCGCACCCCGGCGAGTGGGGCGAAGCCCCGTACCCGATGCCGGTGCCGCCGCCGGCGCCACCGGCGGCGGTGACGCTCTGGAACACCCCGCCCATGCCGGGAAGCGCGCCCCCGGTGAACCCGATGGCCGGGGCGGTGATCACCTCTCCCGCCGAGGAGCGGCGGGGCGGCACCGGTTTTCCCCTGATGCTGGTGGCCGGTGTCGGTGTGGTCGCCCTGCTGTCCGGCGTCGGGGTCTGGGCCGCCGGGAGCTACACCTCCCTCGGCAACGCCGGACAGGCCGCCGCCAGCGGGAAGGCCCCGCAGGCACTGGCGAGCCAGTGGCAGGGCCCGGGTCAGGGCGGCACGGAGGATCCGGCGAACCGGGTGACCGTGCCCTGGGGCACGACACCGGAGCCACAGGTGGGGGATGTCGGGCCGTTGCGGCTGTCCACCGAGGACCCCGCGCTCCCCACGCTGCCCCCCAGCCCCCAGCCACCGGTCGCGGTGCCGACGCTACCGGCCCCCACGGCGCCGGCCACGGCACCGGTCGCGCCGACCACGACACCGACCAAGGCGCCAACCAAGGCGCCCACCAAGGCACCCACCAAGGCACCCACCCGGAAGGCGACACCGCCCGCCAGGACCGCTCAGACGCCGAAGCCGAAGCCGACTCCCCCGGCCAGCAGGCCCCAGCAGACACCGAGACCAAGCGCGACGCAGACCCCAGAGGAGTCCAAGCCCGCGCCGAAACCGACCACCAAACCTCCGTCTCCCAAACCAACGGCCGCGAAACCGACCACCAAACCCCCGTCTCCCAAACCAACGACCGCGAAACCGACCACGTCCGCGCCGAAGCCTCCCGCCGCGGCGGCCCGATCCAACCCTCACACCCCGCAGCAGGCGTGCGGCTCGGGCTTCTCCGTACAGCGGTCGGTCGCGTTCAGCGGCGGAACGGTCTACCAGCTCTACAACAACTCCACCGGCCAGAACTGCGCCGTCACGATGAAGAGCGCCGACGTCGGCAAGGCGACGCAGGTCTGGGCCACCCTGGAGGTCCAGGGCGGCGGCTCCAACACGGACCGGGGCAGCTTCGAGTACTACGCGGGCCCGGTCGTCCTGGCCGGCAAGGGCAAGTGTGTGCGCATCTCCGGGGGCGGCCCCGGCGGCAGCGCGGGTCCCACCGAGTGGGCCAACTGCGGATGA